The DNA sequence TTCGAACAAATCTTCTATGTCTGGTGATACTCTCAGACcgccccatatagctcataaaatatttcccattggAACATCAGaaattggccgccatgttgaaagttctCCAAATCAACAttacatatccacaggccacaaattatgtccaatcatcaTGATGACCGAACTTGTTAACCGTCGTTCACCTCGATCTAACTCTTTATGGGATTACACTGACTGAAATGAATTGTAGGTCTTTAAATTTAACTTTAAATTCAACGAGTAAAATTAACCTACACTTCAGTAAGATactcaatgaaatgttaaagtTTAACAACAGTGTCTACCTCATTGCCTTGTTTTGACATCTAGTATCTAGTAAATGATGTAATGAATAAAGATCGATAAACATAACGTAGGTAGCGATACACGATCGAAAAGCCATAAATGTAATGTTTACCAAAGCGGTCGTTTCAACATTATGAATATGTATCTTTTTATATCATTCTGACAAAGTGGACGAATTCAAGGCGGAAGAGCTCACATGTTCCAACTTTTTGTACACGGAGCTTTGTTTGCAAACAAAATAGAGCCACGTGGAGCGATGGCGCAGTCTGGGAAGTGTTGTTCCTCGGGGCTCCCAGTTTAATCACAATCCAAACAAATGAAATACATTACCCAGAAAGCACCTGGCCCTTCAGCTGATCGCACTGAAGGGGGAGTTTTTAGAGGCAGTGACAAGCAGGCTATATCTTGGCCCAGTGTTGACAGTAACTTAGAGTTCTTTGTCTTTGCCATCATAACAAAGTCAAAATGTCTGGGCATGGCAAGAGCCCGCTTGTTTACCACGCAGACTTTTGACCGCGTCCAATAAACGGATATTGATGCCCATTTCAAGGATTCGCAAAATAGTTCGCAAAATAGTTTTTCACTTTTTTACCTCACTATTGTTTTTCAACTTAAAGCTTTAATTCCTTCAACTGAAGAAAAACTTTTTTTCGGAAATCTGTGGATAAGGTATGCATGTTTTTATGCGAGCAGCAATGTCACTTTGTCAGGCATCTTAGTTTAACAGTACTTAGTTAAAGTTAGATTCTAGACTAGACTAGAATCTAATATTTCTGAGTGCGTTTGTTGTCAAGGCTAACGGGTCGGCACGAGGCAAGTCTCCTTTGTCTGACAAACTGTACACTGCGTGCCCACCTGTCTTTGAACATGGTCTCACCACAGGGATATGATGAAATATATCCTGTGTTGATTCACAACATGttttgatatatttatttatttaaccatttattattcacccatttatttatatagtgcgtgtgtgtgtgtgtgtgtgtgtgtgtgtgtgtgtgtgtgtgtgtgtgtgtgtgtgtgtgtgtgtgtgtgtgtgtgtgtgtgtgtgtgtgtgtgtgtgtgtgtgtgtgtgtgtgtttaccaagTTATgcattgtatttctttatttggaTAACACCATCTGCTCTGTGCTAGTTGAGCAGGGAGACACGATTAACTTGATGTTAGGTCAGATCCTTCTGACCTAACATGTCCTACTGTTGCTTTCATGGCCTATCTGAACAGatggacaattttttttttttttttttttttataaataattaCTTATTATTGTAACTTAGAGAGACCCACCGTTGTAATTTCTGCCTTAAAGTTGTGATGACATTACGCGTTATAAATCGATAAAGTCTTTCATGTCATCCCATTATGTTTCATGTTATCCCATTATGTTATCTCAATGATTTCTCAGTTAGcgtattatatatttatttttcggTTTTATTTCCAGTTTTAAAATTGATACAAATAATGAATGTTCATCTCGAGCACTTAGTTATCCAGGTTTCAGACGAAAAGCTTGTTGTTGAGGCAATGTAAGGTagctctcctatctcctcccccAAACCAATTTATAACAAATTTGATTGACGTGTAAGTAGGCCGTGCAACCGTTGCTCAAGCCTCTCCCGCCGTTCCCTCTTTGTCTCTTAACCTGCGCTGTGCTGCAGGGCACAGTATCAGTAACCTCACAGCTACTTCCTAGTTCAGGCTTTAGGACTTTATTTATCTGGATTTGTTTTGGCTCTCAAATGTATACTTCCTgtggaaaaaaagaagaatgttTATTCAAGGGTGAAGCAATGTAGTGTAGAGCCACCCCCAGGCTTTGAGTATCTATATtccaatttgtttttgtttgcttcCAACAGCATGCACTCTCCTTTGTGGTCTGCTGATAATGGTTCAGGCTTTACCTTAACAATGATACAATCGCTCACTTGCAAATCAACTTTCCATTACATTCCAATAAATGGTTATGTGCCTATTTTACCAGACAGTAATCATAACACTGACCAACCAGTTGAAGTGCTATACAAACAAAGCCCATGTTGTACAATATGAATGTTTCAGTAGATGATATAATACAGGTTGTCTTGTGGTCATTTCCAGATCCCTTTTACATCCAGTAGGAGGTCTGTGTTAAGTTGGCCAACATGGTGTTGATCCTTGGCAGAAGGCTGATCAGGGAGGAGTCTGAGACAAGAGACTCTCCTGCTGTAAAACGCAAGGTGCTGCCAAATAACCCAACTGTTGATCTTATCTTAAGATCTCTTTCTCTGTTGGTATTGCTTTCTGTAATATAATGgcttaaatatttgaatatccCAAACTTTTCACTATTCCTGTTCAATAACCTCTTATGTCTCCTTATTATCCCCCTCAGATCTTTGAGGTGGACCCCAAAACACTGAACAGTCAGGACGCCTTCGACTTCAACTGTGGCTCCGTCCACTCGGAGGCCATCCTGCAGGTGTTCAACGAGTTCCGCGACTGCCGCCTCTTCACCGACGTGATCATCAGCGTGCAGGGCCGCGAGTTCCCTTGCCACCGTGCCGTGCTCTCCGCCTGCTCCTCCTACTTCAGAGCCATGTTCTGCAACGACCACCGCGAGAGCCGGGAAATGCTGGTGGAGATCAACGGCATCCTGGCCGAGGCTATGGACTCCTTCCTCAGCTTCGTGTACAGCGGCCGCGCCAAGATCACCACGGAGAACGTGCAGTTCCTGTTCGAGACCTCCAGCCTGTTCCAGATCGCCACGCTTCGCGACGCCTGTGCCAAGTTCCTGGAGGACCAGCTGGACCCTTGCAACTGCCTTGGGATCCAGCGCTTCGCCGACGACCACGCCCTCAAGCACCTCGCCAGCCGCTGCCGCGTCTACGCCCTGGCCAACTTCGCGGAGGTGGCCCATCACGAGGAGTTCCTGGACCTGCGGCGGGAAGAGCTGGAGGAGTACACGGCCAGCGACGAGCTGGCCGTGGGCAAGGAGGAGATGGTGTTCGAGGCGGTGATGCGCTGGGTGTACCACAGCCTGGAGCAGCGGAAGCCCATGCTCAAGGAGCTGCTGCACCACGTGCGCATGCCACTGCTGCACCCCAACTACTTTGTGCAGACGGTGGAGGGGGACCACCTCATTCAGAACGCCCCGGAGTGCTACCAGCTGCTGCACGAGGCCCGGCGCTACCACGTGCTGGGCAACGAGATGATGTCGCCCAGAACCCGACCGCGCAGGTAACTGGGAAATCCGATACAGGAGCAggaatgtattattttggcGATAATCTTCTAAAGAATAACCACATCAAAAGGCAAGACCTGCTCTGTTCCGAGAAAAATCATTGTTTTTGCACGTTCCTCTTTCATCCGAATAACTTTCCTGGTAGGACTACATTCCCAGTGGGGAGATCAGCAGGTGGATATGATATGTAGGTTTCCTGCGTTCACATCTTTGTGTGGTTTAAGGTGACAACCGGTTGACGAACCCAATAAAAGTGCTGCTGTGTTGAATAATCAAGGATAGGAttaagaaagggaaagagttatgctgctatccatttggatttacgaagtggtaaagtcgcaaatctcccagctttcttgcggcatttcactgaggcacgcccccttttggtcgtagtatctcgtcgctttcaaagtagagcgagcagagctgtacaactcgcaaagaagatggctgcgcccatagttgatgggggatgagatgtattttctttctatttgtaccacgttggtggttttaatgtcgtttttaaaacctcttacacacttgatttcattgctgctttaatccggtcaccaatgtaggcattgcacggtcttgcttggcgtgcaattcaatgtaaagttttgttttgaagctggtttgctaaagaggctatgttgctaatgatgactagcatgctactactccccctcgtggctcgacagaaacacaaatggcaaactggaaggctggagcaagggaaatacgtcacgttttcactgaagctggtcgttcgtaccagcgtaccatccaaatggatagcagcattatTTGTCTGAACGGTCCCCAATGACTGGGATGTGCTGAACAGCCTCCTTTTGAAATCTAAAATACACCCTGTGATGTGTACGTCCTCCCATTCTAGTTCACACTCAAGCGAGACTCGCTGTGATTAAAGGCCTCATAAATAAAGGCATTGAATAGCGTGCATCTGGCAGCCCCGTGATAGGTTAAAAACAACAGCTGCACCCTGGTGGAACAACAGCAACAGTGAGTTAGTTAACACTGCCGTGTGACGTCGGTCCCTGGCACATTGTGTCAGTATCCATGCAGATCTGAGAGGCTCAGCCCATCAGGCTGTCCGTCTTCTTCCTATTGTCTCCCTCAGGTGCCCCCAGGGCCCATGTGTTAATAGCCCCTGCACTGATGAACAGATGCCCTATTATGCTCCCCGCTACCAAACGGGGAGAAGGGGCCCGAACCCCTTGCGTCTTAGAAGTATACCCCTTGAACGACAAACCCTGACAAGACCCTAAACCCTGAGGTCTTgtcatggaacacacacacacacacacacacacacacacacacacacgcacacacgcacacggacgcacacggacgcacactTAATGAAGTTTAGAATTAAATTTACCATAGCCACTCTAATTCAGTTTTGTTTGAGAACTTGACAGCAGACTGGAGAGAGTGTGTTATCCAATAAGGGCTTCTTTATATTGATTTGGAACTTTCTGACACATGGTAAACAAGAGTAAGTCATGGGTTCATGATGATTTTAATTGCTGCCTTTATTGATATTTCTCTCTTTGAACCTGGAGATAAGTTTAGCTATAGCAGCAGAAGATATCAGCGTCTGCCTGGTTACAATTGCCTTGGTGCTCTAAATTAAGGTTTGATGTGTAAATATCACACTACAGCTGTGTGTTTATTCAAGCACTATGATCTACTGAGATACCAGTATAGTTAGCCTATATTATTATGGAGTGCTACTTGTCATTTTTGATAAAGTCATGTAAcatctgttttgttttggtattGTCAAATCGAATTACAATCTGTTGTTCCAGAGTATTGCATCTCTATACCTTCATTCCACGCAGGTCTACGGGCTTCTCTGAGGTGATAGTGGTTGTGGGGGGCTGTGAACGAATGGGAGGCTTCAACCTGCCCTACACCGAGTGCTACGATCCGGTCACCGGAGAATGGAAGTCGATGGCCAAGCTGCCTGAATTCACCAAGTCAGAGTACGCTGTATGCGCCCTCCGCAATGACATCCTGGTCTCAGGTGAGCACCCAAGTACACTATACTACACTCTGAATTAGTCAAAACAGGGTTGGAAAGTGTCTTGACTATTTATGTCCTGTAATATTTATACTTTCCAATATGCATTTTGTCTTTCAAATTCCATATAGTCTATTTCCAACCAAAAGCTTAAAATGGAGCTGTGAACGTAAGCTACAGACGAATTGCCTTTGATTTCAGCACACGGATGTGTTGTTTAAAGGGCGGTCCTGAGATggcggttcgccctgtcgggttATTTTTGCAGCCACAGCCCATTTGAGACGAAGGAAAATCTGAGAGCAACATCTGGATGCACTCTCTGTGCTCAGTGTCACAGCAGGCCCTTCCTTATTGGCCGACGTGACCGGTCACTCTCCAACCATTGGCCGATACACCAGATCACCTTTACATAAACTATTACAGCATTCTCAAATCCCTAGGAGGCTAGACAATTAGCTCGTTTTTTAATCGTCCACAATGATGGCAAGAAATCTATTTTGACAAACTCTTTCTATTTGTTgtttgctgagagagagagagagagagagagagagagagagagagagagagagagagagagagagagagagagagagagagagagagagagagagagagagagagagagagagagagagagagagagagagagagagagccccctCTTCAGTAAGGACGTGCACTGCTGTGTTTATATTCAGTCTCTCACGTGTGCTATCAATCAGCTGCAAGGGCTGCCTGGAAAAGTCAGCACTTAGCTTCTCATATTACACagattcatgcacacatatattAAACAAGTTCATACTTGCCTTTTATGTTTGACCCCTTGCCTTTTGCAGGTTTATTTGTCATtgtcactctcacactcttcTCCCATGTGGATCAATGTGTGGACCTTTTAAGTGTTGCGGTGTGTGTAGTTGGCCAAGTCCTGGAAATAGACTGTGATCTCTGTTTGATATACTGTAGCTTCTATTTTAGTCTTCCTACTCCCTCAGGAGGTTTCCTGACTGGGATTTAACTGAATCTGATTCAAACCTAATCAAATCCTTGCCTTGTCAAGAATCAGATGTTCAGAAAGACATTAGTGGTTTAGAACTGAAATTCTTTACTTTTTCAATTGTATATCATGCAAAGACCTGTTCAGGGCCATAGACAGTCTGGCTAGGCATGTTGTTTTAGGCAGTGCCTTGCATATATAGACAGACACAACATGCATTAAAAGATGACTACTTTTTTAGTAGGGACatcccttttttccttttttctgcattgaacaaaaacaaaggGATCATTATGGATTTTCTGGTCTGAATAACATGAAAAGCTGCTAGTCTATACTTAATAGAGTTGTGCTGTCTGGTAGAGAGACTTTGCTGTAGGTTGCCTCATAACTAACTGACAGTTTTCTGGCAACAAACATCGAACTGCTAACGGCAGCAGTGGAAAAAAAACCATTCAGTATCTTCCCTATGGGGCATCTACAGAGGGTTTACGAGATGAGGCTGACTCTGCCAGGTTGATCTACTCCTAGTGTGTCATTAGCTCTTGAAGACGTCAATCtcatatatttttatgtttagttataattattaatataataaagtGATTAATTCCGATGATGTCAATTGATGTCTCCCTGATATCAATTGATGTCTTTGTGCGAAATGACTCAGTTCCTCATCACTCCCATTTTGATGTTAGCTGACACACTCTCATGTGTAGGATGACTAGAAGATAAGAGCACACATTATTGCACATTCATCACATTTTCCCTTAATGTAAAGTGTAGTCTTGAAATATATTAGCAACAAAAGGGGGATTTTATATCAGAAACAAATGTCTCTGACCCATTACTCATCAGCCAATATATAAACCCCATTGCCATTATATGGCAATGGGGTATCCCCAGAAAAGATAGATTGTTCTCTCTGTATATTTGTTCAGCCTAACCTGCATTCAGGCCTGTGTGGGCCGGTAACCGGCTTATGCTAGCTTCAATTTACCTGGCAGGTGTTTGGAAACacaagggggtgggggaggggtcaaTAGAGCCATCGTTTGGGCTTGTTCAAAGCGTGTTGATTGTGGTCAGGCCgtaatctgattggctggctgctgAATGATGTTTGTCTATCTCCAATGACAAAAaaaggaggaagaaaaaaattgGTTTCCTTATAGTTGAGACGCAAAGCAGAAGTACTCTGGATATATCCTGCTGCCGTTCAATCCTTGTCTCTTTAATATGTGCTTAAACCAGTCAAACAAATGTTGCATATTTTAATCACATGTGTATGTTTCCAGTTGAGTGGGTTTACCAACGGACAACAGTTAGAAACTTAGTCAGAGACTGAAGGCCTAGAAACTGTCAGCAGGGTATGAAAGCATGACGCGTGTCGGCGCCGACCAGAGGATTAGTTATTGATTTCTAAACATATCCGTCCGTACAACTCCTCGATTTCAATCAAGACAGTAGTTTCCAATAATGTGACAAGTGAAAAGtgacaataacaacaatgggtgaACTATGCTTTGTGTGACAGGCGGTCGCCTCAACAGCAGGGATGTGTGGATGTATAACTCACAGCTCAACTTCTGGATCAGAGTGGCCTCCCTCAACAAAGGCCGCTGGAGACACAAGATGGCCGTCCTACTGGGCAAGGTACGCATGATACCTTAAACCATGAATAATTATAAAGCATACATGTACTGTCTCATCTGTAAAACAAAGCACTTTGTAAATTGATGAATAGCAGGACATTTGGCAGGGACACTATCATTTCtttgggggacacacacacacacacacacacacacacacacacacacacacacacacacacacacacacacacacacacacacacacacacacacacacacacacacacacacacacacacacacacacacacacacacacacacacacacacacactattatagaTATTCTCTGTCAGCTTTAGACCCTCAATGGGTGTCTTTCATCAGAAACAGACAGCTTGTTGTCTCTG is a window from the Gadus chalcogrammus isolate NIFS_2021 chromosome 8, NIFS_Gcha_1.0, whole genome shotgun sequence genome containing:
- the klhl24a gene encoding kelch-like protein 24a produces the protein MVLILGRRLIREESETRDSPAVKRKIFEVDPKTLNSQDAFDFNCGSVHSEAILQVFNEFRDCRLFTDVIISVQGREFPCHRAVLSACSSYFRAMFCNDHRESREMLVEINGILAEAMDSFLSFVYSGRAKITTENVQFLFETSSLFQIATLRDACAKFLEDQLDPCNCLGIQRFADDHALKHLASRCRVYALANFAEVAHHEEFLDLRREELEEYTASDELAVGKEEMVFEAVMRWVYHSLEQRKPMLKELLHHVRMPLLHPNYFVQTVEGDHLIQNAPECYQLLHEARRYHVLGNEMMSPRTRPRRSTGFSEVIVVVGGCERMGGFNLPYTECYDPVTGEWKSMAKLPEFTKSEYAVCALRNDILVSGGRLNSRDVWMYNSQLNFWIRVASLNKGRWRHKMAVLLGKVYAVGGYDGQTRLTSAECYDSFSNRWTEVASMKEAVSSPAVASCAGKLFVIGGGPDDNTCSDKVQCYDPEEDTWMIRANIPIAKRCITAVSLNNLIYVAGGLTKSIFCYDPVEDYWMHVVHTFSKLESCGMSVCNGKLFILGGRGESGEASDGIVCYDPASGIITGVAAMPRPISYHGCVTIHRYNEKFHKP